Genomic DNA from Theobroma cacao cultivar B97-61/B2 chromosome 3, Criollo_cocoa_genome_V2, whole genome shotgun sequence:
GGTGGTAAGAACACAGGAAAGGACGCTGCAAAAAAGGGAATTGCTGCAAAAGAAACAACTCCTGCTAGACAATCAGAAAGAAGTGATAGATCAAGTAATGCATCACTCAGTTCAGCTGGAATTGGCCAGCTCATTCAATCCAATGAGATGCAGCACTATGGGCACATTGAAGGTGGTAACATGAAACCATTTggtcttttttcttcttcagtaTCTAGTCTGCCAGACTTGAACACCTCAGCTTCTTCATCTGCAGTTTTTCATCAGCCTTTTACAGATTTGCAACAAGTTCAATTACGTGCTCAGATCTTTGTATATGGAGCTCTGATGTAAGTCTTGTAACACTTGTACATATTGGTATACATTTGTATTCCTGTGACGTGTTGGCATAATATTGAGTTCCTTCGGAGCATGTATTGAGATTTTTGTAGATGTGCTTACTAATCATTGTCAAGCGTAGTTGTCTCTGGTATTTGCATTTTCCATTAGGACTGTTGATCATTTGAGCATGTCTAATTGTTTTGAACAATGTTGCTGCAGTCAAGGAACAGCACCTGATGAGGCCTATATGATATCGGCATTTGGGGGACCTGGTTAGGTTTTCTTATCCCTAACTATGTCATCTTGGGACATTTTATACATATAGTCTCTATTTTGTATTGTTTGCAGATGGTGGAAGGTCCATATGGGAGAATGCCTGGCGAGCATGTATAGAGAGGGTAcatggtcaaaaatctcatcTTGTTAGCCCTGAAACCCCATTGCAGTCACGTATAGGTATGCCtctttattttaagttgttgaatCTTCTGATTCTGATGTCTCTTAACTTTGTGCCTTGGTTGAGATGCTCAGGTGCTAAACCTTCTGATCAAGCAATCAAACTGAATGCAGTTCAGGGTAAGGTTACATCCTCACCTGCCAGTCGATCCACCAGCAAGGGTACTCCAACAACAATTGTAAACCCAATGATACCCCTGTCATCACCACTGTGGAGTATTCCTACCCCTTCTGGTGATCCCCTTCAACCTAGTGGCATTCCAAGAGGTGCAGTTATGGATTATCAGCAGGCACTTTCTCCATTGCATCCTCCACCCATGAGGAATTTTGTTGGACCTAATGCTTCTTGGATGTCCCAATCCCCTTTCCGTGGCCCGTGGGTTCCACAGACTTCTGCATTTGATGGCAATGCCCGTTTTCCTGTGCTTCCCATCACAGAAACAGCTAATTTGACTCCTGTAAGAGAAGCATCTGTGCCTTCTTCTGGCATGAAGCCGGTTTCCCCGGTTCCCATGGTTCAGAGTGGGAGTCCTGCTAATGTTTTTGCCGGGACTCCCCTGCTTGACTCAAAAAAGACAACAGTAACAGCTGGTCAACATTCTGCTGATCCAAagcctagaaaaagaaaaaagtcaaCCGCTTCTGAGGACCCTGGGCAGATTATGCTGCATTCTCAAAAAGAGTCGCTTTTGGCTACTGCTGCGACTGGTCATGCCTCTACACCTGCTGCCGTTTCAACCCCTGCTACCATTGTTTCCAAGTCCTCCACTGACAAATTCATTACGTCTGTCTCTGCTGATCATCTTAAGAAGGGCGACCAAGATTTAGATCAGAGGGCTACTATATCTGAAGAGACCCTTAGTAAACTCAAGGAATCTCAGAAGCAGGCAGAGGATGCTGCTGCttttgctgctgctgctgttaGTCACAATCAAGAAATATGGAATAAGTTGGACCAGCACCAAAATTCTGGGTTGGCACCAGATGTTGAAACTAAATTGACTTCTGCAGCTGTTGCAATAGCAGCAGCTGCGGCTGTTGCAAAGGCTGCAGCTGCGGCTGCCAATGTTGCCTCAAATGCTGCCTTGCAAGCAAAATTGATGGCAGATGAAGCATTGGTCTCGAGTGGCTATAGAAATTCTATTCCAACTGATGCTATCTCTTCTTCTGATAGTGTGAAGAAGCTGGGGAACGCTACTCCTGCATCCATCTTGAGGGGTGAAGATGCTACTATTAGTTCGAACTCTGTTATTGTTGCCGCAAGGGAGGCTGCAAGAAGGAGGGTAGAAGCTGCTTCAGCTGCCTCAAAGCGAGCTGAAAACATGGATGCCATTGTTAAAGCTGCTGAGCTGGCAGCTGAAGCTGTTTCACAGGCTGGCAAGATTGTTGCTATGGGTGAGCCTTTCTCATTGACTGAATTGGTCAGAGCTGGTCCTGAGGCATACTGGAAAGTGCCCCAAGTGTCTCCTGAGCCAGATGGTGCTAGAGAACACAGAGGCAAAAGTGGTAGTGTGGAAGCTCCTGGTTCATCTGCCTGGCATCTAAAAGAGGTTCCATTGGACCAAAGGGAAAAGCAAAGTGCCAACCATGGAATGTCACCCACTCTTAGAGAGATAGCCAGAGAGTCTCTGGAGGATCGTTCTAGGTTGACAGGTGGCATTTTGGGTTCTCCGTCTGCAGCAAGTGGAAAGGACAAAAAGGGACAAAAGGGCCGCAAAGCTTCAGATATCGCCAAAACTAAGGGAGTCACTTCTGAATCTGAGATTGGGTTTGGATCACCTTCCATGACCACTCCGACCGAACATGAAAAAGCGGGGGAAGTTTCAAAGGATAACTATTTAAGGGAGGGTTCCCATGTTGAGGTTTGTGATTTTTACTTGAAATATAAGTTGAGATGTGTGATCTTTGGTTGAAACATATAAATTTTCTAAGTTCTAACGTGTATGTGTGCACTTGCATTTCATGGAAATATGTTGATATAGTGGTCAGTTTGAGAACTCTTGCTTTAAGTTCTAATGTGTATGTGTGCACTTGCATTTCACTGAAATATGTTGATATAGTGGTCAGTTTGAGAACTTTTGCCTGCATTTTTCTTAGTTACTGTAGGAACTGTTGCAGTTGGACATGTTTTATTGATCTTCTATATGTATGTAtgattttttacaattttaccaTTTCCTCTTTGTAGGTATTGAGAGATGGAGGTGGCTTGAAAATAGCATGGTTCCTGGCTGATATACTGAATTTGAAAGATGGCAAAGCTTATGTCTGTTACAATGAACTTCGGTCAGAGGAAGGTGAGCTATTACACCTATTGTAGCTTATGCTTTGGTTGAATTAACTGAATGTTGATAGCTAATAAAACAGATCTGTTGGAGAATCCTTTCccttcatttttatataactCCTCATTGATGTCGATGCgatttcactttttctttgggGATTATTGCATGATCATCTCTATGCCAAATCAGGATTTTGCTTGTATAATGTGTTCCCCTGTTGTGGAGAGGTAgaaaatatgattaaatgcACCCGAATGGGGGTCTTTCCCTTTCCTAATGTTCTTGTCTAAGTACTTTGTGCTGTTGGTTTCTTATGCGAATACATTTTCTTGGTAGAGAAAATAAGCCTGATGCACGTGCATTGATGATTGTTTTCTTAACAAACCTGTTTTGCCTGCTTATCTTACAGATGGTGATAGGCTAAAGGAATGGGTGGAACTTGAAGGTGAAGGAGACAGGGCACCCAGGATACGCACTGCTCGTCCTATTACGGCCATGCCATTTGAAGGAACGAGGAAGAGACGCAGGGCAGCCATGGGGGACTATAATTGGTCTGTTGGAGATAGAGTTGATACATGGATGCAAGATAGGTATGCATGCATTCTTTTCTACATATTTTCTTGCTATGTATTTCTTTCAGTGCAATGGACAGCAATTGTACTGTTGAAGAGGCATTAAAAAATCTACATGAGAAAGTAGTGTGGGATaatttgttaatattttttagcCAAACTAGCAACATCAGTGATTTGTCATATTGCCCAAAAAGTACTGCAGGATGAATCTGGATgcatattttaaactcttcaCTAGCTGTAGCAGGATGAATCTGTATGCATATTTTAAACTCTCACTGGCTGTACCAGAATGAATCTGTATGCATACTTTAAACTCTCGCTAGCTGTAGCAGGATGAATCTGTATGCGTATTTTAAACTCGCACTAGCTGTAGCAGAAACGAAAGTGAATCTAAATCACTCTACTCCAGCTAGTTTCTTCACTTAGCACTTAGCAGTACTTCATAATTACTACTATGTAAATTCTGCTCACTATCTCTGAACTTATGTTCGTTTGTTTGTCTTTCAGCTGGTGGGAGGGAGTTGTCACTGAGAAGGGCAAGAAAGATGAAACTTCTTTTACTATCCATTTTCCTGGTATGTATAACTAAGTACAACATTCTATTTACAATCATGACTTTTTTGTGCTCACTAGTAAAGTGTAAGCAGCTTGTGCTTTGAGGATAAAgcttcttttttattgttcttattgCAGCTCGAGGAGAAACATCTGTTGTCAAAGCATGGCTTCTTCGTCCTTCGCTGATGTGGAAGAATGGTAGTTGGGTTGAATGGTCCAGTTCTGGGGATAATAATGTCTCTTCCCATGAGGTGATATGTTAACTTATACTTGTGGTTGATGTTTCTCTGATAATACTTTAATTGCTTCTGTGTACTAAGTCATTGATCTGTTCTTCAGGGTGATACCCCACAGGAAAAGCGGTTAAGGGTAGGCAGTCCTACAGTTGAGGCCAAAGGGAAAGATAAGCTTTCAAAAGGTGTTGACATTAAGGAATCTGGGAAACCTGATGACACAAGATTGCTGGATTTTTCTGCAAGTGAAAGAATATTTAATATTGGTAAAAGCACCAGAGATGAGAGTAAGCCTGATTCACTTAGAATGATACGAACAGGTTTACAGAAGGAAGGATCAAGAGTGATTTTTGGTGTTCCTAAGCCaggaaagaagagaaagtttatggaagtaagcaaacatTATGTTGCTGATCAAAGCAGCAAGACTCATGAAACAAGTGATTCAGCAAAGATTACGAAATAtttgatgcctcaaagatcTGGACCACGTggaaccaaaaataaaattgaactaAAGGAAAAACGAATGGCTGTATCCAAGCCTAAGGTTCTCAAGTCCGGAAAACCTCCTAGTGTTTCTAGTAGAACTATTCCCCAGAAGGACAACTTATCAAACACCATGGTTTCTGAACCTGATGATGCTGTGGCCTCAGACGTGTCAAAATTCAAAGATTCTGTAAGCCATGCTGAGAATATATCAGGAAAGCATAATGTGATGGAGTTTAGATCATTTTCAAGTTCTGATGGAGCAGCAGAGGGCCCAGTCTTATTTTCTTCTGTGGCTCTCTCATCAGATGCACCCTCCAAGAAAACTTCCACATCAAATGCTAAATTCGAACGGATAAATAAGGGGAAACTTGCGGCAGCTGCCGGGAAGTTGGGTAAAATCGAGGAGGAAAAAGTCTTCAATGACAATTCAACAAAAACAATCTCTGAAGTTGTTGAACCTCGTAGATCTAATCGCAGGATTCAGCCAACTTCAAGAGTAAGTAAATAGATATTGTCATTTCTCATTTGATAGGTTGAGATCATTGATGCATTTAACATTTTAGtgtcaaaatttctagtttaTGGAATCAATTCTTATGCTAATTATGTTACTTTATTTGTggaaaattaaatgaaaaattctTCGCATGTACATCTTGTGCCCTTGTGAACTTTGAGTTATGCTTTGCGAAGTATTTTTCATGCAAAAGAAGGGGGTGACATGTTAAGTGTAAATTCCTGGTTTCAGTAGGGAACAAGTAGGGATGTAGGGGTTATACGtggcaaaaatataaatttgtcAGTAGTGGGTTTTTTTAAACTCTGGTGCTAGGGTATGTTACTTTGGTAGTTTCAAACTATGTAGAATATTGTGTTGAATGACAATGGGAACTTAAAAGTGTTAACTCATGCTGTTTTTGCTTCTTAGGAGATATTTGTGCTTGGTGCCTACTGTATTTTAGTAGGATATGCCACTTCCCTCTATGGTTTCACTTTTTTTCTGCACCATCAAGCTTTGCCCTGTCTGTccacctctctctctcttacaTTATCTAgctttatttgttttgtttgagTAAGGTGATGATGGTGATGTATATTATCAAAAAGGAGCAAACTTGTTACTGTCACTAACCACATGTATTTTTATGTATTCATATTCATAGATATGTCTGTGTTTGTGCCCCTTGTATTTTTGTCCCAATCTGCTTATGGATCCTTGTTTTATTGCCCGCAGCTACTGGAAGGTCTACAAAGCTCGTTGatcatttcaaaaattcctTCTGTTTCACATGACAAAAGTCACAAAAGTCAAAGCAGGAGTACTAGAGGTGAACcataaatttctttattttctcgTTTGGTATACTGAAGTGATGTTGCTGCTGCCCTTGAGCCTTGTTTGTTGCCAAAACGTGCACACTAATGCATGCAATGATAACAGGAAATAACCATGGTTGAGAGGGAGTTCATTTGCAACTACCAACTACCGAATCCAGtcatgaaagaaaattcaagagattATTGGATGACCAACATACACCAGTGTAGCTTGTGTAAATTATGATAGAGGAGAAAATTAGGAATGAAAATTGCTTCTTTTGGCTTTTGAGATGTAGTATtagatatattaatatatactgATTTTTAGTTTCTTTACAATTATAATCTGATCTCTTTAGGCCATCCCCTTCCTAGCTTGTATATGGAACATCTCCATGTAGTTTGGCTTTGATATTTGCAGAGCTGCGTTGCAAGTGATCAaccatatatattttgttgCTTCAACTGCACTTTTAACTCTTAAGCTCCAAATTGGTGGGGGTTTCTGGTTTTGTGTAGGCTCCAAAAGGGTGCAAAATAAATGAGAGAAttttaacgattttgaaaacttaaaatgaGTCCAAGTGTGGTAGCAGCCGTCATAACGATTTTGAATAGAGAGAGCCTATTTGGTCTAGATTCTGGTGTATGACTGCCCTGCTCAGCTAAGCATTCTCATCTAGAAATAATGGGCCTTTTGTAACATAGCGCAGCAAGGGCCCAGAATGATTTTGAATAATTGATCATTGACACTTGGATTAAATATAGTCCACCAAACACAGGAAACTCCAGTATCTTACTTCATAACTACATGCCCTATTTAcctaacaaatatatatatatgaacaaTTGCTGTTTCTTAAACTTCCCTTTCCCTGTACAAAGATTCAATCCTTTCATGGATCCAACCAGAGAAACTGAGAAGAAACCAGAAGCTATATCTGACCCTGCTTTGGCTCAAATGGCATGTGCTGTTAACTTTTCTGCCGGCATAATAAAGAAGGCATTGAAGTTGCATAGGCAAGAGGCATCAA
This window encodes:
- the LOC18606244 gene encoding serine-rich adhesin for platelets isoform X2, with the translated sequence MDYDDNDFQSQNLHLAGEGNNKFPPVLRPYALPRFDFDDNLHGHLRFDSLVETEVFLGIESSEDNQWIEDFSRGSTGIVFSSSAAEPCSISRRNNVWSEAASSESVEMLLKSVGQDETIPGQIISKDSDACDELGCIIKQMEPSLKHGDSGLSKEGDGLRPALQAGEIPGKFSGLKGNVGGDHPLVEDVSQMHEGEPTVDGAFKDPNTISRNTDLPVTERDESKDCEQIVVNENQVDALVDQSVDNRGQEDKFASDSQVDTLIPSLQNTCTSSALIDSQDTTHLKNDIIDETVDSLERVDSKQEVHIDGGNLDMQSKDGVHVIRNSTASVGEPCDRIVKGNSDHHMVEACSEGLGVEVPLQTGKSEDIVLSGGKLHDISPMPFVGDMTLKEHESQVSNTDSKTCTSLESKMDSMMQLTCDAIEKKDLLETDCHPDTKILSNKSEKSSSSVEDGKGSKGEGEHLHNTLGVETMRVCEEYIVTEHNDDYKCDESASAAAKQNTKLPSDYDNADCGDGGSPLVEKGVDSSSFSTCSTENELVSNIQSDVAASSKSVDSVLLPSGKGLLTGTVFNQKEVQVSASEASFSIMKTNSGLTTEKGALCETGEQFSCKKVDQSLAMDASNAEGQSGDLTLHRVTLEGGKDMQPSSVVSDSVVRETDGAEAQVISKWGSSEAAGAVSIQQNDKTPTNPVPSTSKEPSHDPDQNRSEDSDPKLVSEEKMHHVDGDPAKTHSSSSTSVISSESQTKFHMIESGSSSVDLDNPSCGSPIVIRTSEQSQSKIEEGVKRSADQSASASGVINGEASEEQSISQDTKGNDASPGDRSFTFKVPPLADMSEKEAGKNWQPFSTMQHDKLSSVVEGTPSTSGSSKVAAKTAQDASHANPQASEREKVRVGSRGTSERKTRRTGGKNTGKDAAKKGIAAKETTPARQSERSDRSSNASLSSAGIGQLIQSNEMQHYGHIEVFHQPFTDLQQVQLRAQIFVYGALIQGTAPDEAYMISAFGGPDGGRSIWENAWRACIERVHGQKSHLVSPETPLQSRIGAKPSDQAIKLNAVQGKVTSSPASRSTSKGTPTTIVNPMIPLSSPLWSIPTPSGDPLQPSGIPRGAVMDYQQALSPLHPPPMRNFVGPNASWMSQSPFRGPWVPQTSAFDGNARFPVLPITETANLTPVREASVPSSGMKPVSPVPMVQSGSPANVFAGTPLLDSKKTTVTAGQHSADPKPRKRKKSTASEDPGQIMLHSQKESLLATAATGHASTPAAVSTPATIVSKSSTDKFITSVSADHLKKGDQDLDQRATISEETLSKLKESQKQAEDAAAFAAAAVSHNQEIWNKLDQHQNSGLAPDVETKLTSAAVAIAAAAAVAKAAAAAANVASNAALQAKLMADEALVSSGYRNSIPTDAISSSDSVKKLGNATPASILRGEDATISSNSVIVAAREAARRRVEAASAASKRAENMDAIVKAAELAAEAVSQAGKIVAMGEPFSLTELVRAGPEAYWKVPQVSPEPDGAREHRGKSGSVEAPGSSAWHLKEVPLDQREKQSANHGMSPTLREIARESLEDRSRLTGGILGSPSAASGKDKKGQKGRKASDIAKTKGVTSESEIGFGSPSMTTPTEHEKAGEVSKDNYLREGSHVEVLRDGGGLKIAWFLADILNLKDGKAYVCYNELRSEEDGDRLKEWVELEGEGDRAPRIRTARPITAMPFEGTRKRRRAAMGDYNWSVGDRVDTWMQDSWWEGVVTEKGKKDETSFTIHFPARGETSVVKAWLLRPSLMWKNGSWVEWSSSGDNNVSSHEGDTPQEKRLRVGSPTVEAKGKDKLSKGVDIKESGKPDDTRLLDFSASERIFNIGKSTRDESKPDSLRMIRTGLQKEGSRVIFGVPKPGKKRKFMEVSKHYVADQSSKTHETSDSAKITKYLMPQRSGPRGTKNKIELKEKRMAVSKPKVLKSGKPPSVSSRTIPQKDNLSNTMVSEPDDAVASDVSKFKDSVSHAENISGKHNVMEFRSFSSSDGAAEGPVLFSSVALSSDAPSKKTSTSNAKFERINKGKLAAAAGKLGKIEEEKVFNDNSTKTISEVVEPRRSNRRIQPTSRLLEGLQSSLIISKIPSVSHDKSHKSQSRSTRGNNHG
- the LOC18606244 gene encoding uncharacterized protein LOC18606244 isoform X1, translating into MDYDDNDFQSQNLHLAGEGNNKFPPVLRPYALPRFDFDDNLHGHLRFDSLVETEVFLGIESSEDNQWIEDFSRGSTGIVFSSSAAEPCSISRRNNVWSEAASSESVEMLLKSVGQDETIPGQIISKDSDACDELGCIIKQMEPSLKHGDSGLSKEGDGLRPALQAGEIPGKFSGLKGNVGGDHPLVEDVSQMHEGEPTVDGAFKDPNTISRNTDLPVTERDESKDCEQIVVNENQVDALVDQSVDNRGQEDKFASDSQVDTLIPSLQNTCTSSALIDSQDTTHLKNDIIDETVDSLERVDSKQEVHIDGGNLDMQSKDGVHVIRNSTASVGEPCDRIVKGNSDHHMVEACSEGLGVEVPLQTGKSEDIVLSGGKLHDISPMPFVGDMTLKEHESQVSNTDSKTCTSLESKMDSMMQLTCDAIEKKDLLETDCHPDTKILSNKSEKSSSSVEDGKGSKGEGEHLHNTLGVETMRVCEEYIVTEHNDDYKCDESASAAAKQNTKLPSDYDNADCGDGGSPLVEKGVDSSSFSTCSTENELVSNIQSDVAASSKSVDSVLLPSGKGLLTGTVFNQKEVQVSASEASFSIMKTNSGLTTEKGALCETGEQFSCKKVDQSLAMDASNAEGQSGDLTLHRVTLEGGKDMQPSSVVSDSVVRETDGAEAQVISKWGSSEAAGAVSIQQNDKTPTNPVPSTSKEPSHDPDQNRSEDSDPKLVSEEKMHHVDGDPAKTHSSSSTSVISSESQTKFHMIESGSSSVDLDNPSCGSPIVIRTSEQSQSKIEEGVKRSADQSASASGVINGEASEEQSISQDTKGNDASPGDRSFTFKVPPLADMSEKEAGKNWQPFSTMQHDKLSSVVEGTPSTSGSSKVAAKTAQDASHANPQASEREKVRVGSRGTSERKTRRTGGKNTGKDAAKKGIAAKETTPARQSERSDRSSNASLSSAGIGQLIQSNEMQHYGHIEGGNMKPFGLFSSSVSSLPDLNTSASSSAVFHQPFTDLQQVQLRAQIFVYGALIQGTAPDEAYMISAFGGPDGGRSIWENAWRACIERVHGQKSHLVSPETPLQSRIGAKPSDQAIKLNAVQGKVTSSPASRSTSKGTPTTIVNPMIPLSSPLWSIPTPSGDPLQPSGIPRGAVMDYQQALSPLHPPPMRNFVGPNASWMSQSPFRGPWVPQTSAFDGNARFPVLPITETANLTPVREASVPSSGMKPVSPVPMVQSGSPANVFAGTPLLDSKKTTVTAGQHSADPKPRKRKKSTASEDPGQIMLHSQKESLLATAATGHASTPAAVSTPATIVSKSSTDKFITSVSADHLKKGDQDLDQRATISEETLSKLKESQKQAEDAAAFAAAAVSHNQEIWNKLDQHQNSGLAPDVETKLTSAAVAIAAAAAVAKAAAAAANVASNAALQAKLMADEALVSSGYRNSIPTDAISSSDSVKKLGNATPASILRGEDATISSNSVIVAAREAARRRVEAASAASKRAENMDAIVKAAELAAEAVSQAGKIVAMGEPFSLTELVRAGPEAYWKVPQVSPEPDGAREHRGKSGSVEAPGSSAWHLKEVPLDQREKQSANHGMSPTLREIARESLEDRSRLTGGILGSPSAASGKDKKGQKGRKASDIAKTKGVTSESEIGFGSPSMTTPTEHEKAGEVSKDNYLREGSHVEVLRDGGGLKIAWFLADILNLKDGKAYVCYNELRSEEDGDRLKEWVELEGEGDRAPRIRTARPITAMPFEGTRKRRRAAMGDYNWSVGDRVDTWMQDSWWEGVVTEKGKKDETSFTIHFPARGETSVVKAWLLRPSLMWKNGSWVEWSSSGDNNVSSHEGDTPQEKRLRVGSPTVEAKGKDKLSKGVDIKESGKPDDTRLLDFSASERIFNIGKSTRDESKPDSLRMIRTGLQKEGSRVIFGVPKPGKKRKFMEVSKHYVADQSSKTHETSDSAKITKYLMPQRSGPRGTKNKIELKEKRMAVSKPKVLKSGKPPSVSSRTIPQKDNLSNTMVSEPDDAVASDVSKFKDSVSHAENISGKHNVMEFRSFSSSDGAAEGPVLFSSVALSSDAPSKKTSTSNAKFERINKGKLAAAAGKLGKIEEEKVFNDNSTKTISEVVEPRRSNRRIQPTSRLLEGLQSSLIISKIPSVSHDKSHKSQSRSTRGNNHG